One segment of Manduca sexta isolate Smith_Timp_Sample1 chromosome 27, JHU_Msex_v1.0, whole genome shotgun sequence DNA contains the following:
- the LOC115453717 gene encoding uncharacterized protein LOC115453717: MMMEMPEVVHCFGMFPPKYGCFLISLFGMGFGGIGLAGIVLYGLVEDSIISHFVNTSKLDDGLKKATLLTIGLSSLMLLIGNGLLFLGVTFRARQAVETFVWVIFVLISILTIAAIAAPMSCFFISEACLIKKISSALMTVLYLFLLIYLECWVYFMVVGYNFAQSL, from the coding sequence ATGATGATGGAAATGCCAGAGGTCGTTCATTGCTTCGGCATGTTCCCACCTAAATACGGATGTTTCTTAATATCTCTTTTTGGGATGGGATTCGGCGGTATAGGCTTGGCTGGTATCGTGCTGTACGGCCTCGTTGAAGACAGCATCATTAGCCATTTCGTAAACACCTCAAAGTTGGACGACGGTTTGAAGAAAGCGACGCTACTAACTATCGGGCTATCTTCCCTCATGCTTCTAATTGGGAATGGACTGCTCTTCCTTGGCGTAACATTTCGTGCAAGACAAGCCGTGGAGACGTTCGTATGGGTGATATTCGTGTTGATCTCCATCCTTACTATCGCGGCTATAGCAGCGCCGATGTCATGCTTTTTTATATCGGAGGCATgtctcattaaaaaaatatcttcagcGTTAATGACAGTATTGTATTtgttcttattaatttatttagaatgttGGGTATATTTTATGGTGGTTGGTTATAATTTTGCGCAGTCTTTgtga